ATATAAGTaaatttttgattaactgataTTCCAGTAGAAATctaaacacaaaaatacaattttcagGACCAATGCACACATCAAATCAAACAGGACTCGAGTATAGTCACAAAATAAACACCCGTTTATTAAAATCATTATTCAGGAGTGACATGACACATAAGCGAAAACCTATAATTAGCAAAgggtaatgttttatttatttttcaaaaatatataggGAGCATTATATTATGTGCCGGCTGCGTTTAGACAGTTTATGCAACAGTAGCTTTAGAATGATAATTCAAGTACTCATATAGTGAAGGCACTTAAACCTTTCTGAACCAAAAACATATATTTCAATCCGTTTATATAGGACCATCGCATCCTTGCTGATCTGTGGGCATCATTTTGCTAACGTCGATGTGGTCACGTGAGAAGATCTCTTTGGCATGGTAGATGGCCTCTGCGGGCAGAATGCGTGAGCGTGCGAGGATCCAGGCGTAGTCCACATGAAACAGCCTGAGAACATCAGTGCACGAATAAACAAGAGCAATGCTGTTGTAGTCAGTGGACAGGACCCAGTATGGGGCGTAGGGTGTGACTGTATAtgaaaaagaaacagaaaaaagaacTTGAAACTATAGAAGAGATATTCTAGAATGTTCCATCAAACAGAAAACACTGATGGACTTACAGTAGGAGAAACTGACTCCAAGTTTTGCCGGCTCCTTCATGTCCTGAACGACTGCTGTGCCCTCAGCTGTTCTAATTTTTCCTTTGCtgttttatataaatacacagtTTAATCATGGATAAACGATAATGACAAATTTCATTAAGAAGTCAAATGATTTGGTCGATAAACTACTCACTATGTCTGAACATTGAGAACTTGGATGGTGCTGTCAGGTCTTAGCGCGTAGTTTGCCTCAATACACTTGCCTCTCTCAAAGGATGCTGGGAGCTTTTCAATTTCATACCACTTTCCAAGGTACTTTGTGTGAAAGGAAGAGCTCATATaagcacactctaaaaaatgctgggttaaaaacaacccaagttgggttgaaaatggacaaacccagcgattgggttaaatgtttgcccaacctgctgggtagttttatttaaaccaaatattatttaaaaattgctatatggctatcttaaaatgaacccaaaatagttgggaaattaaaaaccagatgcaattagaggcaacaataatagacaaaaggtgaatgtttattaataagctttaatattttattaatataaatttaatagtttaatgtaaatttattaataagcaatttaataaatgtttatcgtttaataattattcattgaacattaataaatgttcatttccaacatactttgggttaattttaattaagcaatacagtaatttttaaacaatagttgagttaaataaaactacccagcaggttgggcaaacatttaacccaaccgctgggttaaaacaacccaattgctggggatgtccattttcaacccaagttgggttgtttttaacccagcattttttagagtgcatacAGTACGCTAGTACACCCGAAAATAAACTTTTTCACCCTCATTctaaatcaaacaaaaaaatttggatttgtaaataaaaatggGAGTAAATGACGATAATTTTGAGGGGTGAACTATAAGATTGTAGCCCTACCTTGTTTAATTCAAAGTTTGGCTGGACCATTGGTGTTGGGCAGGGGCCCCAACGAAACGTCTGAGCAGAGACCAACGGAAGCAGAAGCGGTACGAGCAACACAATCACGGCCTTCATTCTGTCAAGAGTTGCTGTCTCAGCTGTGGCAAGAAAGTTGTGGAGTCATGAGCACAAGATGCATTAGTCATTTTGCTGTTGTGACAATGTCACGTGTTAAATGAATATTTGTATGAGTTCTGCACTATGGCTTAAATACATAACGTTGTATTGTCTAATTACAATAAAGGCCTGTGACCATAGGCGCTGTATTGCTCTAATCCTAATCTTAACCCTAACCCAGCAGTAGcctacattaaaggattagtccaatTTCAAATAAgattttcctgatcatttactcacccccatgtcatccaagatgttcatgtcttcctTTCgacagtcgaaaataaattacgtttttttttatgaaaacattccaggattattctccttataatgggcttcaatggactccaaacggttgaaggtcaaagtTACAGATTCAGTGCATTtttaaagggctttaaacgataccagatgaagaataagggtcttatctagcgaaacgatctaaCGGGAatgaacgcagcgccagttccattttttctgtaagtagaatagggaaggcgtaggacatagagcgtaagctttttgaagaatacgaaagtgcggttttggcggaagcacttggaaggtgatcatttgtttatataaagcatacacatttacatttttttttttaaatgaccgatcgtttcgctagataagacccttattccttgtctggaatcatttaaagccttttgaagctgcactgaaactgtagttttgaccttcaaccgtttggagtccattgaagtccattataaggagaataatactggaatgttttcatgaaaaaaaaaaaacttaatttctttttcaactgaagaaagaaaagacatgaacatcttggatgacatgggggtgagtaaattatcaggaaaagtttatttgaaagtgaactaatcctttaaatggaTCAGTGGGTCTCACATTTCGGTAGGACTAAAAAAcaggtgttgtgccgaattttGACACCCTGCCAAATTATTCCCCCCCTTGTTGAAGTTGCTACCTGATTCACCCCAAATCCTAACCCCTCCCCCacacctactcctaaacctaccagtAGACCCTTTTCAAATTTCCgggtttctcagaagcggaAGTCGTCATTATTGGGTAAACTTTtatccacctgtttccgcggggcgctactgtaaaagagaacgtgggtacaacttccggtaaggcggcggaagtagcataccaatggtattttgtgtgctaattagcgaagaggctaagtgttttttggatcattgtttactttgtaaagttgcaaatctttacgagagatgtcgttacggtgttcagggacaacatctcagtttactacattcttagttaataatatcacaataAAAAGTTGTGTCCTTAATTGCGctttactttactgaccttccacaaaagtgctgctTCATGACTAGAGCATCCTGACCCTGCCATACATGAACAACCCGCTGTCTGTACTTCACCCGTCACTGATGCACCAAAGCGATGTGATATTTTACTCCTAATGTGTCGTGCGTCATATATGCGACGCTAAAGGCTTCTTATGTTAACCACTgcgataataaatacacacgtttatggaaaatatcagacTGCTTGAGGAATGAAGACAATTCTTATGTTattataatcgtgtatttatttggtttaatgttttatctgtctcttccctgcctgttgattcctgacaaatgcatttttcacagattcacactCTGGTCAACTCGTACAACTCATAACTCCtgttgtcttctcatgagctccctctgttgctctggctgaaaggatcaggATCAGGATAGAGAGATCCCGCAAACATCCTCGGATAGCAATCAtcgcataatttagaggaaaataaatagaaatgatcagaaaagtgacgtaaacatagggcatgttatcaatatatttttaaatgtgtaagcctttggatttaaaagccttagtggagttgtttttgtgcattcttgtgatcgcaaataaatggaagcatgcgcaactgaataggtctgtgttttctttttatgtcaatataaatatcagttagatttagcatgattgatgtgcactcctgacataaattaatacatcactattactgtaacttttttattgtaaaacattgttgaaatattgatgccggaatcttaaatctttaagtacaaaaacaaacgttcgcaagtttggatcgttaaatcttgaatgactgtcaactgttgaatgaatgagtgtcacgtccagcttgtttacttccaaccggaagacgctcccacgtttgacgcaaggcctcatggggcgtaggaaacttgtggatagCGGTGAATGagactgaatatatttttgtgtttccatttgcACAAATAGCAGAAGAAaaacacaactttaaaaaaaaaaaaaaaaaaaaaaaggataaaaatAGAGAgcggcagtcagaagagagaaagatgttaTTTTTACTGTCACTCCCATCGCCGCGTAAGGGTAATAATCTGGCAGGGAGCCGAAATTCGGCACAGCACCTGTTTCCCAAGGCATATCGTTCCACTGCGATGGAGAGTAAAAGCTTaacttgcatttaaaaaaaaaaaaatatatatatatagcctatataacaTTTCACTGTGCTACGTCTCGCATCTCATTGTTTCCCATGGTGTCTCGCGCATTCTCGGcgtttttaaatttaacattcttttaaattcGCGAATggagacttattttaaaaagtgattttccATTTCGATGCGCTACGTCTCGGTTTCTCTGTGTGAACGGCTCTGAGGAGTGTATCATGTAGCTTGTTTTTAAACGCCTTTTGTTTTGAGtggcatgattttttttttccccctctaaAGCTGTCAGACTTGCTGGACCCGTTTGCAAATATGCAGAACAAATCAGTGGCGTACACGTGCAGTATGTTATGTTATAAAACTGTGTGGTTACGAAATGTTTTGAATAGCTATCGCTTAGCTACTGATGAAATTTTAAATAGCCTAGGCCTATGCTAATGATATAAAACATGATATAGCATGATCTACATATGACAATATAAGGAAACAATTATGAACATATTACTGTAATGCTTTTGTTAAATAATAGGCTAGATTAAAATCATATAAAACCCAGTTTGTTGGATAAAAATCACTGTTTAGCAGGAGCAatctgtttttttcctgtttataAAGATGGTAGCCCTACATTTTTAGACCAAAA
The nucleotide sequence above comes from Chanodichthys erythropterus isolate Z2021 chromosome 23, ASM2448905v1, whole genome shotgun sequence. Encoded proteins:
- the apodb gene encoding apolipoprotein Db; its protein translation is MKAVIVLLVPLLLPLVSAQTFRWGPCPTPMVQPNFELNKYLGKWYEIEKLPASFERGKCIEANYALRPDSTIQVLNVQTYKGKIRTAEGTAVVQDMKEPAKLGVSFSYFTPYAPYWVLSTDYNSIALVYSCTDVLRLFHVDYAWILARSRILPAEAIYHAKEIFSRDHIDVSKMMPTDQQGCDGPI